A section of the Vibrio vulnificus CMCP6 genome encodes:
- a CDS encoding TolC family outer membrane protein yields MKWTQINAFALGAMLTLPATGQTLEQAISITLATNPELKSAFNEFVSKRYANEASSGAYLPRIDLDAGIGYESINPAEGESTDLTRKEASLTFTQLIWDGSSTLNDMDRTAAEAESLRYQLLADAQNKALEVTKVYLDSVKAYEILSLSESNLATHKRIYSDIKKRVNSGIGSTADLSQVEARLAKAHGNLAAAQNNLFDSHTMFTRLVGQTPQSLIFPRADQTQIPFTLDEAVSQAFNQHPVIKVSQVDVDSARYQYKQTKGRNYPTFSFEASQTWRDDAGGVEGNSDELTAMLRMRYNLYNGGTDSANSESAAYQLNKAKDLRERTFRSVEEGLRLAWSALDLTLQQKEFLSDHVDSASDTVIAYEKQYRIGKRTLLDLLNTENELFEARKGYLDAKYAEQYAKFRVMNATGQLLNALRVDIPKEWVEGVEY; encoded by the coding sequence GTGAAGTGGACCCAAATAAATGCATTTGCCTTAGGTGCAATGCTGACACTTCCTGCTACAGGGCAAACTCTGGAGCAAGCTATCTCGATTACATTAGCGACCAATCCTGAGTTAAAAAGTGCATTTAACGAGTTTGTGAGTAAACGCTATGCCAATGAAGCCTCATCCGGCGCGTACTTACCTCGAATCGACTTAGACGCTGGTATTGGTTACGAATCCATCAATCCAGCAGAGGGAGAATCTACCGATCTCACTCGAAAAGAAGCCTCTTTAACCTTCACCCAGTTGATTTGGGATGGTTCGTCGACGCTAAACGATATGGATCGCACTGCGGCCGAAGCCGAGTCTCTTCGTTACCAGTTACTCGCAGATGCTCAAAACAAAGCGCTTGAAGTAACAAAGGTTTACTTAGATTCTGTTAAAGCGTATGAAATTCTTTCCCTTTCAGAAAGTAACCTCGCTACCCACAAACGTATCTATAGTGATATTAAAAAGCGCGTGAATTCTGGTATTGGCTCTACTGCCGATCTGTCACAAGTTGAAGCTCGACTAGCAAAGGCACACGGAAACTTGGCAGCAGCTCAAAATAACTTATTTGACTCACACACCATGTTCACGCGTCTTGTTGGTCAAACGCCGCAATCGCTTATTTTTCCGCGCGCCGACCAAACTCAAATTCCATTCACTTTGGATGAAGCGGTCAGTCAAGCGTTTAATCAACACCCTGTGATTAAAGTTTCGCAAGTAGATGTCGATTCTGCTCGTTATCAGTACAAGCAGACCAAAGGTCGCAACTACCCAACGTTTTCTTTTGAAGCCTCACAAACTTGGCGTGATGACGCCGGCGGCGTAGAAGGAAACAGCGATGAGTTAACCGCAATGTTGCGCATGCGTTACAACCTATATAACGGCGGAACTGACTCTGCAAACTCTGAAAGTGCAGCTTACCAACTCAACAAAGCGAAAGATTTACGTGAACGCACATTTCGTAGTGTTGAAGAAGGTTTGCGTCTCGCGTGGAGTGCCTTGGATTTAACTCTGCAACAAAAAGAGTTCTTATCTGATCACGTGGACTCCGCGTCAGATACTGTTATTGCTTATGAGAAACAGTACCGCATTGGTAAACGAACATTGCTGGACTTGCTCAATACTGAAAACGAGCTATTTGAAGCACGTAAAGGTTACTTGGATGCGAAGTATGCCGAGCAATACGCTAAGTTCCGTGTGATGAATGCAACTGGCCAACTGTTAAATGCACTGCGTGTGGATATTCCTAAAGAATGGGTTGAAGGAGTGGAGTACTAA
- the queC gene encoding 7-cyano-7-deazaguanine synthase QueC — protein sequence MNKAVVVFSGGQDSTTCLVKALNEFDEVHAITFDYGQRHRLEIEVAQNLAKELGVAAHKVMDVTLLNELAISSLTRDDIPVSHELQENGLPNSFVPGRNILFLTLAGIYAYQIGAQTIITGVCETDFSGYPDCRDDFVKAMNSALVKGMDKPLVIQTPLMWLNKTETWALADQNNALQLVREKTLTCYNGIIGDGCGDCPSCHLRKVGLNDYLDNREAIMASLVEKQHAES from the coding sequence ATGAACAAAGCCGTTGTGGTTTTTAGTGGTGGTCAGGATTCGACGACCTGTTTAGTCAAAGCACTCAATGAATTTGATGAAGTGCATGCCATCACGTTTGATTATGGCCAACGTCACCGTCTTGAAATCGAAGTGGCGCAAAATCTGGCGAAAGAACTGGGTGTGGCTGCACACAAAGTGATGGATGTGACGCTGCTCAATGAGTTGGCCATCAGTTCACTGACTCGCGACGATATTCCTGTATCTCATGAACTGCAGGAGAATGGTTTACCCAACTCGTTTGTTCCTGGTCGTAACATTCTTTTCCTCACTTTGGCGGGCATTTACGCTTATCAAATTGGCGCACAGACGATCATTACTGGAGTGTGTGAAACCGATTTTTCTGGCTATCCAGATTGTCGTGATGACTTTGTCAAAGCGATGAACAGTGCGCTTGTGAAGGGCATGGATAAGCCATTAGTGATCCAAACACCACTCATGTGGCTCAATAAAACAGAGACGTGGGCGCTTGCGGATCAAAATAACGCTTTGCAATTGGTCAGAGAAAAAACCTTAACGTGTTACAACGGCATCATTGGTGATGGTTGTGGTGATTGTCCTTCTTGTCACTTACGTAAAGTGGGTCTCAATGACTATTTAGACAACCGTGAGGCGATCATGGCTTCTCTAGTTGAAAAGCAGCACGCCGAATCTTAA
- a CDS encoding OmpA family protein: MKAFILPLICLTFAATPVIASDKADEYDYLATPRADQLADLQDQDRDGVINARDLCPDTPSTAEIDNDGCGTYVKTSQQMQIRVLFANDSDKINPVFRKQIKEMSEFLKLYPSTSIELQGYASRTGNAEHNLDLSKRRANNVREMLIGYGIAQSRVRIVGFGDSALANEGTDEVSHALNRRVVASVVGYKGDVKEEWTIFTSIPKAKK; the protein is encoded by the coding sequence ATGAAAGCATTTATTTTGCCTCTCATTTGTTTAACATTTGCGGCAACGCCCGTGATTGCAAGCGATAAAGCTGATGAGTACGACTACTTGGCGACACCACGCGCCGATCAACTTGCCGATCTGCAAGACCAAGATCGAGACGGCGTGATCAACGCGAGAGACTTGTGCCCTGATACACCAAGTACTGCTGAAATCGATAATGACGGTTGTGGCACTTACGTTAAAACCTCGCAGCAGATGCAAATCCGAGTTTTGTTTGCGAATGACTCAGATAAAATTAATCCTGTTTTCCGTAAACAGATTAAAGAGATGTCAGAGTTTTTGAAGCTTTACCCATCAACTTCAATCGAACTACAAGGCTACGCAAGCCGCACAGGTAATGCAGAACATAACTTAGATCTGTCAAAGCGCCGAGCTAATAACGTACGTGAAATGTTGATTGGTTATGGTATTGCTCAAAGCCGAGTACGTATCGTCGGCTTCGGTGATAGTGCCTTAGCCAATGAAGGGACGGATGAAGTCAGTCACGCACTTAACCGACGTGTCGTCGCCTCTGTTGTAGGATACAAAGGGGACGTGAAAGAAGAGTGGACTATTTTTACTAGCATACCGAAAGCGAAGAAGTAG
- a CDS encoding DUF2750 domain-containing protein, protein MSKLTADTQANLELFIEETQSTKLVWGLRNEEGWLACDSTEFEQSEVMPFWSTKEDAMAHNVEEWADFEVLEIPLDIFVEDWLITLDEDGVLVGVNWNAQLEGKEIEPSELAKMYL, encoded by the coding sequence ATGAGCAAATTGACCGCAGATACCCAAGCAAACCTAGAATTATTTATTGAAGAGACTCAAAGCACCAAGTTGGTTTGGGGTTTGCGTAACGAAGAAGGATGGCTAGCTTGTGACTCAACAGAGTTTGAGCAAAGTGAAGTTATGCCATTCTGGTCAACCAAAGAAGACGCTATGGCACATAACGTTGAAGAGTGGGCTGACTTTGAAGTGTTAGAAATTCCTCTAGACATCTTCGTTGAAGATTGGTTGATCACCTTAGATGAAGACGGTGTTCTTGTTGGTGTTAACTGGAATGCTCAACTTGAAGGTAAAGAAATCGAACCGTCAGAATTGGCAAAAATGTACCTGTAA
- a CDS encoding diguanylate cyclase → MFIRKLLLWIVLLFCSVPAFAESSSFHHWYQFYQQKLKADDGAAFDLLQERYSALLPSAEKLYVSGLLFDYLSNRDQPYYGASQHRDSHFARQEALYVDAMYLRKEGQYDSAVEKFRAVLNHAAQLDEKNTKELIYYQLCYTLNEQGELHKAKHFCSKLQQQIDSNDSTLLPKYLSYRIIANNFSYRGEPHLALANYQKMLRTLPANADRSGAFNDIGNQLREVSQFQQSENYLLDALAIRRNASTPTELAQVLHSLAQLYADWHKHEQAESYYQQALALLRKDQHTFGLAMTYSGLGSLYIEQGEFAKGKELLNQALNEANLGQNHRLSAEIHYRFSLAYLQAGELQASLSHADQAYQSAVSMDFLSLQAKASLQLSETYKALADFPRAYECYHRYAEIEFRLRDKDTTSALEALDLAQQQFEYQLRIAQLQSDNDKKLIELQNYQQKKSLYSLLIAAALIVVGLFFLTSQQKRKQSQLDMMTGALNRGSAIKAIKQASSAKRPHSKNVLILFDLDNFKWVNDQFGHPTGDKLLITICKTLLGELQRGDILGRLGGEEFILLLREVEDIDVQFRVEKLHDLISECRVASPSNTAVSASASFSFLATPRALSDFDELYSILDQALYQAKKNGRNTIIDAYNAAI, encoded by the coding sequence ATGTTTATACGTAAATTACTTTTATGGATCGTTCTGCTGTTTTGTTCCGTACCCGCTTTCGCAGAAAGCAGCAGTTTTCATCATTGGTATCAGTTCTATCAACAGAAACTAAAAGCCGATGACGGCGCAGCCTTTGACTTGCTACAAGAGCGTTACTCAGCACTATTGCCGAGCGCCGAGAAGCTCTACGTCAGCGGGCTACTGTTTGATTACCTTTCAAATAGAGATCAGCCCTACTATGGTGCAAGTCAGCATCGAGATAGCCACTTTGCTCGCCAAGAAGCTCTCTATGTGGATGCAATGTATTTGCGCAAAGAGGGGCAATACGATTCTGCCGTTGAGAAATTCCGAGCCGTATTGAATCATGCCGCTCAACTCGATGAAAAAAACACCAAAGAACTCATTTACTATCAGCTTTGCTACACGCTGAACGAGCAAGGTGAACTCCACAAAGCGAAACACTTCTGTTCAAAGCTGCAACAGCAGATAGATAGCAATGACAGTACATTACTGCCGAAATACCTGAGCTATCGTATCATCGCCAACAATTTCAGCTACCGAGGCGAGCCCCATCTTGCGCTAGCAAACTACCAGAAGATGCTGCGCACCCTACCCGCTAACGCCGATCGTTCAGGCGCTTTTAATGATATTGGCAACCAGTTGCGTGAAGTCAGCCAATTTCAACAATCAGAAAACTACCTTCTCGATGCTTTGGCAATTAGACGAAATGCAAGTACGCCAACAGAGCTCGCTCAAGTGTTACACAGCCTCGCGCAACTCTATGCTGATTGGCATAAACACGAGCAAGCGGAGAGTTATTATCAACAAGCACTTGCCCTATTACGTAAAGACCAGCATACCTTCGGTCTCGCGATGACCTACTCCGGACTTGGCTCTCTGTATATTGAACAAGGGGAATTCGCTAAAGGGAAGGAACTGCTTAATCAAGCGCTAAATGAAGCCAACTTAGGTCAAAATCACCGTTTAAGCGCGGAAATTCATTATCGCTTTAGCCTTGCCTACTTACAGGCAGGGGAACTTCAGGCGTCACTTTCTCATGCCGACCAAGCGTATCAATCTGCGGTTTCAATGGATTTTCTTTCGCTTCAGGCAAAAGCATCACTACAACTTTCTGAGACTTATAAGGCACTGGCTGATTTTCCCCGAGCCTACGAGTGTTACCACCGATATGCCGAGATCGAGTTTCGATTAAGAGACAAAGACACTACCAGTGCACTTGAAGCGTTGGATCTTGCTCAGCAGCAGTTTGAATACCAGTTGCGCATTGCACAGTTGCAAAGTGACAACGACAAAAAACTGATTGAGCTGCAAAACTACCAACAAAAAAAATCACTTTATAGCTTATTGATCGCGGCAGCGCTTATCGTTGTTGGGTTATTTTTTCTCACCAGTCAGCAAAAAAGAAAGCAATCTCAGCTCGATATGATGACGGGAGCATTGAATCGTGGCTCAGCGATCAAAGCAATTAAGCAAGCCAGCTCAGCAAAGCGTCCACACAGCAAAAACGTTTTGATTCTGTTTGATCTCGATAACTTCAAATGGGTCAATGATCAGTTTGGTCATCCAACGGGAGATAAGCTGTTAATCACTATTTGCAAAACTTTGCTTGGGGAGCTGCAAAGAGGCGATATTCTTGGCAGATTAGGTGGTGAGGAATTTATCTTGTTGCTGCGAGAAGTCGAAGATATCGATGTGCAATTTCGCGTTGAAAAGTTACATGACCTGATTAGTGAGTGTCGTGTCGCTTCTCCATCAAATACCGCAGTGTCTGCTAGTGCTAGTTTCTCTTTTCTCGCTACTCCTAGAGCGCTTTCAGATTTCGATGAGCTCTATTCTATCTTGGATCAAGCGCTTTATCAGGCGAAGAAAAACGGCCGTAACACCATCATTGATGCCTACAACGCCGCGATTTAA
- the queE gene encoding 7-carboxy-7-deazaguanine synthase QueE has product MFETIQGEGVFTGVPAVFVRLQICPVGCSWCDTKQTWEAAEQDEQSFAEIIVKTGDSPTWCQADAAAIVEQYQRQGYSAKHIVITGGEPCLYDLTELTQAFEAIGCQCQIETSGTYEVKASENTWVTVSPKVAMKGKLPILDSALQRANEIKHPVGTQKDIDQLDALLLRAQVPATTVIALQPISQKERATQLCIDTCIKRNWRLSIQTHKYLSIA; this is encoded by the coding sequence ATGTTTGAAACCATTCAGGGCGAAGGTGTGTTTACTGGTGTTCCAGCGGTTTTCGTGCGCTTGCAGATTTGTCCTGTAGGGTGCTCTTGGTGTGATACCAAGCAAACGTGGGAAGCAGCAGAGCAAGATGAACAAAGCTTTGCTGAGATCATCGTTAAAACAGGGGACAGTCCGACTTGGTGTCAAGCGGATGCCGCAGCTATTGTTGAGCAGTACCAACGTCAAGGTTACAGCGCCAAGCACATCGTCATTACTGGTGGTGAACCTTGTTTGTACGATCTCACTGAGCTGACACAAGCATTTGAAGCCATTGGCTGCCAATGTCAGATAGAGACCAGTGGTACTTACGAAGTCAAAGCAAGCGAAAACACTTGGGTGACGGTATCGCCTAAAGTCGCGATGAAAGGTAAGTTGCCGATCTTAGACAGTGCATTACAACGAGCCAACGAGATCAAACATCCGGTCGGTACCCAGAAAGACATCGACCAGTTAGACGCTTTACTGCTTCGCGCTCAAGTGCCTGCAACAACGGTGATCGCACTGCAACCTATTAGTCAAAAAGAGAGAGCCACTCAGTTGTGCATCGACACCTGTATTAAGCGCAATTGGCGTTTGTCGATTCAAACACATAAGTACCTGAGTATCGCGTAA